A genomic stretch from Caldalkalibacillus thermarum includes:
- the ahpC gene encoding alkyl hydroperoxide reductase subunit C, with amino-acid sequence MSLVGTEVKPFKAKAYHNGEFIEVTEQDLKGKWSVICFYPADFTFVCPTELEDLQNHYEELKALGVEVYSVSTDTHFTHKAWHDSSEAIGKITFPMIGDPSQTLSRNFDVLNEEEGLAQRGTFIIDPDGIIQAVEINADGIGRDASTLINKIKAAQYVRNNPGEVCPAKWKEGEETLKPSIDLVGKI; translated from the coding sequence ATGTCATTAGTTGGTACAGAAGTTAAACCATTTAAAGCAAAGGCCTATCACAACGGTGAGTTCATTGAGGTGACCGAACAGGATTTGAAGGGCAAATGGAGCGTCATTTGTTTCTATCCAGCAGATTTTACCTTTGTTTGCCCTACTGAACTTGAAGACCTGCAAAACCATTACGAGGAGCTGAAAGCACTTGGCGTAGAAGTGTATTCCGTGTCAACGGACACGCATTTCACCCACAAAGCTTGGCATGACAGCTCTGAAGCGATTGGGAAAATTACTTTTCCAATGATTGGTGATCCGAGCCAGACCCTTTCCCGCAATTTTGATGTTTTGAATGAAGAAGAAGGCCTCGCCCAGAGAGGTACGTTTATTATTGATCCCGATGGCATTATTCAGGCCGTTGAAATTAATGCCGATGGTATCGGCCGTGATGCCAGCACCTTGATCAACAAAATCAAGGCTGCCCAATACGTCAGAAACAACCCTGGTGAAGTTTGCCCGGCCAAATGGAAAGAAGGAGAAGAAACATTAAAGCCCAGCATCGATCTTGTAGGTAAAATCTAA
- a CDS encoding YolD-like family protein, with the protein MHRETKITPGSNLMWEGSRFMLPEHIEALHKYHMEQKKKRKPDFDQQQIEEWNRIIMEAHCNGLLCQITIFGEYEDTELTGKIEKIDHQTGKIKVNNGKESIWIKFTDVTDIKLP; encoded by the coding sequence ACCTGGGTCAAACTTGATGTGGGAAGGCAGTCGATTCATGCTTCCAGAGCATATAGAGGCTCTTCACAAGTATCATATGGAGCAGAAAAAGAAGCGTAAACCGGATTTTGACCAACAGCAAATTGAAGAGTGGAACCGAATTATCATGGAAGCGCATTGTAATGGGTTATTATGCCAAATAACTATTTTTGGTGAGTATGAGGATACAGAGCTGACTGGAAAGATAGAAAAAATTGATCACCAAACAGGAAAAATTAAGGTAAATAACGGCAAAGAAAGCATATGGATAAAGTTTACGGATGTAACTGATATTAAATTGCCTTGA